The Gracilibacillus caseinilyticus genome segment CCGTATTCGTCGGGATGGGAACTGCAGGAACCGTCGTGTTAGATGTCATCATATTTGGAGCATCGATGTCATGGGTCAAAGGGCTTCTGTTATTACTTCTGTTAGCAGGTATAGCAGGATTGAAATTAGTTTCAGATAAAAAGGAGGTAAGTGACTGATGGCTTGGGTTACTTTAATAGCAGCAGGACTTTTGGAAATGATCGCGGTAATTGGATTGAATCAGTGGCATAAAACGAAATCAAAGCTAAGCTTTTTCGCGATGATTTTCTGCTTCATCAGTAGCTTTTTCTTCCTTTACCTAGCATTAAAAACGATACCGATGGGTGTAGGTTATGCCGTCTGGACTGGTATTGGTGCAGCCGGAGGGGCTTTGGTAGGAATGATATGGTATAAAGAATCTGCCAATTTCAAACGAATCTTTTTCCT includes the following:
- a CDS encoding DMT family transporter yields the protein MAWVTLIAAGLLEMIAVIGLNQWHKTKSKLSFFAMIFCFISSFFFLYLALKTIPMGVGYAVWTGIGAAGGALVGMIWYKESANFKRIFFLVLIIVAVIGLKLVG